Proteins from a genomic interval of Streptomyces sp. NBC_00820:
- a CDS encoding ABC transporter permease: MGRYVVRRLLQMIPVFVGSTLLIFLMVNVMGDPVAGLCGERSCDPATAAQLKREFGLDKPLWQQYLTYMGNVFTGDFGTAFNGQKVTELMATSFPVTIRLTVVAIVFEVVVGITLGVVTGLRRGRPVDTAVLLLTLVVISVPTFVTGLLLQLLLGVEWGWIRPSVPPEAAFDELIVPGLVLASVSLAYVTRLTRTSIAENKRSDYVRTAIAKGLPRRRVVVRHLLRNSLIPVVTFIGTDIGALMGGAIVTERIFNIHGVGYQLYQGILRQNTQTVVGFVTVLVLVFLAANLLVDLLYAVLDPRIRYA, translated from the coding sequence ATGGGGCGCTACGTCGTCCGGCGACTGCTCCAGATGATCCCGGTGTTCGTCGGGTCCACCCTGCTGATCTTCCTCATGGTCAACGTGATGGGCGACCCCGTCGCCGGACTGTGCGGCGAGCGCAGCTGCGACCCGGCGACGGCCGCCCAGCTCAAGCGCGAGTTCGGCTTGGACAAGCCTCTGTGGCAGCAGTACCTCACCTACATGGGGAACGTCTTCACCGGAGACTTCGGCACGGCGTTCAACGGCCAGAAGGTCACCGAGCTGATGGCGACGTCGTTCCCCGTCACCATCCGGCTGACCGTCGTGGCGATCGTCTTCGAGGTCGTCGTCGGCATCACCCTCGGCGTCGTCACGGGCCTCAGGCGCGGCCGGCCCGTCGACACCGCCGTGCTGCTGCTCACCCTGGTCGTCATCTCCGTGCCGACCTTCGTGACCGGTCTGCTGCTCCAGCTCCTGCTCGGCGTGGAGTGGGGCTGGATCAGACCGTCCGTCCCGCCCGAGGCGGCGTTCGACGAGCTGATCGTGCCCGGCCTGGTCCTCGCCTCCGTCTCGCTCGCCTACGTCACCCGGCTCACCCGTACCTCCATCGCGGAGAACAAGCGGTCCGACTACGTCCGCACGGCCATCGCCAAGGGGCTGCCCCGCCGCCGGGTCGTCGTGCGGCACCTGCTGCGCAACTCGCTGATCCCGGTGGTCACCTTCATCGGCACCGACATCGGCGCACTGATGGGCGGCGCGATCGTCACCGAGCGGATCTTCAACATCCACGGCGTCGGCTACCAGCTCTACCAGGGCATCCTGCGGCAGAACACCCAGACGGTCGTCGGCTTCGTGACCGTCCTCGTGCTGGTCTTCCTCGCCGCCAACCTGCTCGTGGACCTGCTGTACGCCGTACTCGACCCGAGGATCCGCTATGCCTGA
- a CDS encoding ABC transporter permease, which translates to MPEQQSYEADGAIAGTGAGGAMDLAASEAAGLERGPGGPAGTGPRGRPRSLWSDAWRDLRRNPVFLVSAAVILFLVFISLWPSAITSGSPLTCDLAKSQEGPAPGHPFGYDGQGCDVYTRTVYGARTSVTVGVLATLGVAVLGSVLGGLAGYFGGLGDSVLSRITDIFFAIPVVLGGLVLLSVVTSNTVWPVIGFMVLLGWPQISRIARGSVITAKQNDYVQAARALGASDSRILLRHIAPNAVAPVIVVATIALGTYIALEATLSYLGVGLKPPSVSWGIDISAASPYIRNAPHALLWPSGALAVTVLAFIMLGDAVRDALDPKLR; encoded by the coding sequence ATGCCTGAGCAGCAGTCGTACGAGGCCGACGGCGCGATCGCCGGCACCGGCGCGGGCGGCGCGATGGACCTGGCGGCCAGTGAGGCGGCCGGCCTGGAGCGGGGGCCGGGCGGCCCCGCCGGCACCGGACCGCGGGGCAGGCCGCGCTCACTGTGGTCCGACGCCTGGCGCGACCTCAGACGCAACCCGGTCTTCCTGGTCTCCGCCGCCGTGATCCTCTTCCTGGTCTTCATCTCCCTGTGGCCCTCGGCCATCACCTCCGGCAGCCCCCTCACCTGCGACCTGGCCAAGTCGCAGGAAGGCCCCGCGCCCGGCCACCCCTTCGGGTACGACGGCCAGGGCTGCGACGTCTACACGCGGACCGTGTACGGGGCCCGTACGTCCGTCACGGTCGGTGTCCTCGCCACCCTGGGGGTCGCCGTCCTGGGCTCGGTGCTCGGCGGACTCGCGGGCTACTTCGGCGGGCTCGGGGACTCGGTCCTGTCCCGGATCACCGACATCTTCTTCGCCATCCCGGTCGTCCTCGGCGGCCTAGTCCTGCTGTCCGTGGTCACCAGCAACACGGTCTGGCCGGTCATCGGCTTCATGGTGCTGCTCGGCTGGCCGCAGATCTCCCGCATCGCCCGCGGCTCCGTCATCACCGCCAAGCAGAACGACTACGTGCAGGCAGCCCGCGCCCTCGGCGCCTCCGACTCCCGCATCCTGCTGCGCCACATCGCGCCCAACGCCGTGGCGCCGGTGATCGTCGTGGCGACCATCGCGCTCGGCACCTACATCGCGCTGGAGGCCACCCTGTCCTACCTCGGTGTCGGCCTGAAGCCGCCCAGCGTCTCCTGGGGCATCGACATCTCCGCCGCCTCCCCCTACATCCGCAACGCCCCGCACGCCCTGCTCTGGCCCTCCGGAGCGCTGGCGGTCACCGTCCTGGCCTTCATCATGCTCGGCGACGCGGTGCGCGACGCCCTCGACCCGAAGCTGAGGTGA
- a CDS encoding ABC transporter ATP-binding protein — MLLEVRDLHVEFSTRDGIAKAVNGVSYGVDAGETLAVLGESGSGKSVTAQAVMGILDMPPGRITAGEILFQGRDLLTMKEEERRGIRGAKMAMIFQDALSSLNPVMTVGDQLGEMFTVHRGMSRKDARAKAIELMEQVRIPGAAQRVRDYPHQFSGGMRQRIMIAMAIALEPALIIADEPTTALDVTVQAQVMDLLAELRREYRMGLILITHDLGVVADVADRIVVMYAGRIVESAPVRDIYKSPAHPYTRGLLDSIPRLDQKGQELYAIRGLPPNLTHIPPGCAFHPRCPMARDVCHTDVPPLYEVSEQRASACHFWRECLNG, encoded by the coding sequence ATGCTGCTCGAAGTACGCGATCTGCACGTGGAGTTCAGTACCCGGGACGGGATCGCCAAGGCCGTCAACGGGGTGTCGTACGGCGTCGACGCGGGAGAGACGCTGGCCGTGCTCGGGGAGTCCGGGTCCGGCAAGTCGGTCACCGCGCAGGCCGTGATGGGCATCCTCGACATGCCGCCCGGGCGGATCACCGCGGGGGAGATCCTCTTCCAGGGCCGGGACCTGCTCACCATGAAGGAGGAGGAGCGGCGCGGGATCAGGGGCGCCAAGATGGCGATGATCTTCCAGGACGCGCTGTCGTCCCTCAACCCCGTGATGACCGTCGGCGACCAGCTCGGCGAGATGTTCACCGTGCACCGGGGGATGTCGCGCAAGGACGCGCGGGCCAAGGCGATCGAGCTGATGGAGCAGGTGCGCATCCCCGGTGCCGCCCAGCGGGTGCGCGACTACCCGCACCAGTTCTCCGGAGGCATGCGCCAGCGCATCATGATCGCCATGGCGATTGCGCTGGAGCCGGCGCTCATCATCGCGGACGAGCCCACCACGGCCCTGGACGTCACGGTCCAGGCCCAGGTCATGGACCTGCTCGCGGAGTTGCGGCGCGAGTACCGCATGGGGCTCATCCTCATCACCCACGACCTCGGCGTCGTCGCGGACGTCGCCGACCGGATCGTGGTGATGTACGCGGGCCGGATCGTGGAGTCGGCGCCCGTGCGCGACATCTACAAGTCGCCCGCCCACCCCTACACGCGCGGCCTGCTGGACTCCATCCCGCGCCTGGACCAGAAGGGGCAGGAGCTGTACGCCATCAGGGGCCTGCCGCCGAACCTGACCCACATCCCGCCCGGCTGCGCCTTCCACCCGCGCTGCCCGATGGCCAGGGACGTCTGCCACACGGACGTGCCCCCGCTGTACGAGGTCTCCGAACAGCGCGCCAGCGCCTGCCACTTCTGGAGGGAGTGCCTGAATGGCTGA
- a CDS encoding ABC transporter ATP-binding protein has protein sequence MAEPILEVSGLVKHYPLTRGVLFKKQIGAVRAVDGVDFTLGRGETLGIVGESGCGKSTVARLLCNLERPTAGSIRFKGEDITRLSGRALKAVRRNIQMVFQDPYTSLNPRMTVGDIIGEPYDIHPEVAPKGDRRRRVQELLDVVGLDPEYVNRYPHQFSGGQRQRIGIARGLALRPEVIVADEPVSALDVSVQAQVINLLDRLQAEFDLSYVFIAHDLSIVRHISDRVAVMYLGRIVETGTDAEIYEHATHPYTQALLSAVPVPDPGARDRRRRIILTGDVPSPTAIPSGCRFRTRCWKARERCAAEVPALAVPEEFRHTSGPVAHASACLFAATLPAAQEIPDAQEAPAAEEMQAAEETPAEEETPAEAEAMEKNGNGPG, from the coding sequence ATGGCTGAGCCGATCCTGGAGGTCAGCGGCCTCGTCAAGCACTACCCGCTCACCCGGGGCGTCCTGTTCAAGAAGCAGATCGGCGCGGTCCGGGCGGTCGACGGCGTCGACTTCACGCTGGGCAGGGGCGAGACCCTCGGCATCGTCGGCGAGTCCGGGTGCGGCAAGTCCACGGTGGCCAGGCTGCTGTGCAACCTCGAACGCCCGACGGCGGGTTCCATCAGGTTCAAGGGCGAGGACATCACCAGGCTGTCGGGCCGCGCGCTGAAGGCCGTGCGCCGCAACATCCAGATGGTCTTCCAGGACCCGTACACCTCGCTCAACCCCCGGATGACCGTGGGCGACATCATCGGGGAGCCGTACGACATCCACCCCGAGGTGGCGCCGAAGGGCGACCGGCGGCGCAGGGTCCAGGAGTTGCTGGACGTGGTCGGGCTCGACCCGGAGTACGTCAACCGCTACCCCCACCAGTTCTCCGGCGGCCAGCGCCAGCGCATCGGCATCGCACGGGGGCTGGCGCTGCGGCCCGAGGTGATCGTCGCCGACGAACCGGTGTCCGCGCTGGACGTCTCGGTCCAGGCCCAGGTGATCAACCTCCTCGACCGGCTCCAGGCGGAGTTCGACCTCTCCTACGTCTTCATCGCGCACGACCTGTCGATCGTCCGGCACATCTCGGACCGGGTCGCGGTCATGTACCTGGGGCGGATCGTGGAGACCGGCACGGACGCGGAGATCTACGAGCACGCCACGCACCCCTACACCCAGGCGCTGTTGTCGGCGGTCCCGGTCCCCGACCCCGGCGCCCGCGACCGGCGCCGGCGGATCATCCTCACGGGCGACGTCCCCTCGCCGACCGCCATCCCCTCCGGCTGCCGCTTCCGCACCAGGTGCTGGAAGGCGCGAGAGCGCTGTGCCGCGGAGGTTCCGGCGCTGGCGGTGCCGGAGGAGTTCCGGCACACCTCGGGCCCGGTGGCCCACGCCTCGGCGTGCCTCTTCGCGGCGACACTGCCGGCCGCGCAGGAGATCCCGGACGCGCAGGAGGCCCCGGCCGCGGAGGAGATGCAGGCCGCGGAGGAGACCCCGGCCGAGGAGGAGACCCCGGCCGAGGCGGAGGCCATGGAGAAGAACGGCAACGGGCCGGGGTGA